The DNA sequence GCATCACCAAGCACGGCAATCAGGTGGTGTCCGGCATGGCCATCAACATCCTGGTGGCCGGCTTGGCGCCCACCCTGGGCTACGCCTGGTTCGGAGAGGGCGGCGACACACCCGCTCTGCCCACTGCCGGGCGCTTCGGCTCGATCAAGCTGCCGTTCCACGACGCGCTGGCCGATGTGCCGTTCCTGGGGCCGCTGTACACGCAGGCCATCAGCGGCCACAACCTGTTGGTCTATTTCACGGCCGCCGCCGTGCCGCTCACCGCCTGGGTGCTGTTCCACACCCGGTTCGGGCTGCGCCTGCGCGCGGTGGGCGAAAGCCCGAGCGCGGTGGACACGGCCGGCATATCGGTCGCCGGATTGCGCTACATGGCCATGGTGGTCTGTGGCGTCCTGTGTGGTTTGGCCGGCGCCTACCTGTCCACCGCCCAGAGTGCCGGCTTCGTGCGCGACATGACCGCCGGCAAGGGGTTCCTCGCGCTGGCCGCCCTGATCTTCGGCAAATGGCGGCCGGGGCCGACCCTGTTCGCCTGCCTGCTGTTCGCAATGACCGATGCGGTCCAGACCCGCCTGCAAGGGCAGCCGATCCCTGGCATCGGCGTGGTGCCGGTGCAGTTCATCCAGATGCTGCCCTATGTGCTGACGGTGCTGCTGCTCGCCGGTTTCGTGGGCAAGGCCACGGCACCCAAGGCCAGCGGCATTCCCTATGTGAAGGAACGATGACCCCCACCCCCGATCAGACACCGGGGCGTCAAGCGCCCGCGGACATGCCCAAGGACCTGTTCGATGCCGCGCTCGCGGCACGCAAACGGTCCTATTCCCCCTATTCCAAATTCGCCGTGGGTGCGGCGCTGCGCACCGGCAGCGGGGCGGTGGTCGCCGCCGCCAACGTGGAGAACGCCGCCTATCCGCAAAGCCAATGCGCCGAGGCCAGCGCC is a window from the Azospirillaceae bacterium genome containing:
- a CDS encoding ABC transporter permease produces the protein MDDTWLALVSVIGSTIRLATPLVLAGLAGLYAERSGVVDVGLEGKMLAAAFAAAAAAYVVRDPWVGLAAGIGASVLFALVHGYACITKHGNQVVSGMAINILVAGLAPTLGYAWFGEGGDTPALPTAGRFGSIKLPFHDALADVPFLGPLYTQAISGHNLLVYFTAAAVPLTAWVLFHTRFGLRLRAVGESPSAVDTAGISVAGLRYMAMVVCGVLCGLAGAYLSTAQSAGFVRDMTAGKGFLALAALIFGKWRPGPTLFACLLFAMTDAVQTRLQGQPIPGIGVVPVQFIQMLPYVLTVLLLAGFVGKATAPKASGIPYVKER